The following coding sequences lie in one Arachis ipaensis cultivar K30076 chromosome B05, Araip1.1, whole genome shotgun sequence genomic window:
- the LOC107643963 gene encoding F-box/kelch-repeat protein At3g23880-like isoform X1 — protein sequence MTGPIFRTFFEGMDMAPQHPTAALLSCELVMEILSWVPAKPLTRLKLVCKSWNSIISHPHFVKLHLHRSPKNAILLFTRTPALTLNETLDEKVKQGLVFSSVESFIQNPPSTLDAQENRHSLHGQDWVSGSCNGLVCVAHILDHPNNDISDIWFRLLNPLTGFISENSPCLRVNVHNAFGFGYDESSDSYKVVTLIRDSSGTVTAQVYRFGGSSWKTINSFPAFPFCVEDNGHFIGGTLNWLGLRNPHGGHYDWDAVTLDMLMIVSFDLKSDTHKQILLPKGIDEIPGEEPTLGVWGNSLYLLHDYKKTHFIAWQMKEFGDENSWTQLLKISFHHLGVERVSPEFIFENGNIFMLMRHRFELVFYDRRDHSVKRFKIFSNNDYVNAFDYVESLVQPC from the coding sequence atgaccggtccgattttcagaacctttttTGAGGGCATGGACATGGCGCCTCAACACCCAACAGCGGCGCTCCTCTCTTGTGAACTGGTGATGGAGATCCTCTCTTGGGTTCCTGCAAAGCCTCTCACGCGCCTGAAGCTTGTGTGCAAGTCATGGAACTCCATCATCTCCCACCCTCACTTCGTCAAACTTCACCTTCACCGATCACCCAAAAATGCCATCCTCCTCTTTACGCGAACACCAGCGCTCACCCTCAACGAAACCCTCGACGAAAAAGTAAAACAGGGCTTAGTGTTTAGTAGCGTTGAATCTTTCATCCAAAATCCTCCATCCACTCTTGATGCTCAAGAGAATCGCCACTCTCTACACGGACAAGACTGGGTTTCTGGTTCATGCAACGGCTTGGTTTGTGTGGCCCATATTCTTGACCACCCCAACAACGATATTAGCGATATCTGGTTCCGTTTATTGAACCCTCTCACAGGGTTTATTTCAGAAAACTCACCGTGCTTACGTGTCAATGTGCATAATGCTTTTGGGTTTGGGTATGATGAGTCAAGTGACAGTTACAAGGTAGTGACTCTCATTCGGGATTCTTCTGGAACAGTAACTGCGCAAGTTTATAGGTTCGGTGGCAGTTCTTGGAAGACGATTAACAGTTTCCCTGCTTTTCCGTTTTGTGTTGAAGATAATGGCCACTTCATCGGTGGCACTCTTAATTGGCTAGGTCTCCGTAACCCGCATGGAGGTCATTATGATTGGGATGCTGTTACACTTGATATGTTAATGATTGTTTCTTTTGACCTGAAATCGGATACACATAAACAGATTCTTCTTCCAAAGGGTATTGATGAGATCCCTGGTGAAGAGCCAACTCTGGGAGTTTGGGGAAATAGCCTGTATCTTCTTCATGATTACAAGAAAACTCATTTTATTGCATGGCAAATGAAGGAGTTTGGAGATGAAAATTCTTGGACTCAATTGCTAAAGATTAGTTTTCACCATCTTGGTGTTGAAAGGGTATCACCAGAGTTTATATTTGAGAATGGAAATATCTTCATGTTGATGAGGCATCGTTTTGAGTTAGTTTTTTATGACCGAAGAGATCATAGTGTTAAACGCTTTAAGATCTTTTCCAACAATGATTACGTCAATGCATTTGATTATGTTGAGAGCTTGGTTCAGCCTTGTTAA
- the LOC107643963 gene encoding F-box/kelch-repeat protein At3g23880-like isoform X2 → MDMAPQHPTAALLSCELVMEILSWVPAKPLTRLKLVCKSWNSIISHPHFVKLHLHRSPKNAILLFTRTPALTLNETLDEKVKQGLVFSSVESFIQNPPSTLDAQENRHSLHGQDWVSGSCNGLVCVAHILDHPNNDISDIWFRLLNPLTGFISENSPCLRVNVHNAFGFGYDESSDSYKVVTLIRDSSGTVTAQVYRFGGSSWKTINSFPAFPFCVEDNGHFIGGTLNWLGLRNPHGGHYDWDAVTLDMLMIVSFDLKSDTHKQILLPKGIDEIPGEEPTLGVWGNSLYLLHDYKKTHFIAWQMKEFGDENSWTQLLKISFHHLGVERVSPEFIFENGNIFMLMRHRFELVFYDRRDHSVKRFKIFSNNDYVNAFDYVESLVQPC, encoded by the coding sequence ATGGACATGGCGCCTCAACACCCAACAGCGGCGCTCCTCTCTTGTGAACTGGTGATGGAGATCCTCTCTTGGGTTCCTGCAAAGCCTCTCACGCGCCTGAAGCTTGTGTGCAAGTCATGGAACTCCATCATCTCCCACCCTCACTTCGTCAAACTTCACCTTCACCGATCACCCAAAAATGCCATCCTCCTCTTTACGCGAACACCAGCGCTCACCCTCAACGAAACCCTCGACGAAAAAGTAAAACAGGGCTTAGTGTTTAGTAGCGTTGAATCTTTCATCCAAAATCCTCCATCCACTCTTGATGCTCAAGAGAATCGCCACTCTCTACACGGACAAGACTGGGTTTCTGGTTCATGCAACGGCTTGGTTTGTGTGGCCCATATTCTTGACCACCCCAACAACGATATTAGCGATATCTGGTTCCGTTTATTGAACCCTCTCACAGGGTTTATTTCAGAAAACTCACCGTGCTTACGTGTCAATGTGCATAATGCTTTTGGGTTTGGGTATGATGAGTCAAGTGACAGTTACAAGGTAGTGACTCTCATTCGGGATTCTTCTGGAACAGTAACTGCGCAAGTTTATAGGTTCGGTGGCAGTTCTTGGAAGACGATTAACAGTTTCCCTGCTTTTCCGTTTTGTGTTGAAGATAATGGCCACTTCATCGGTGGCACTCTTAATTGGCTAGGTCTCCGTAACCCGCATGGAGGTCATTATGATTGGGATGCTGTTACACTTGATATGTTAATGATTGTTTCTTTTGACCTGAAATCGGATACACATAAACAGATTCTTCTTCCAAAGGGTATTGATGAGATCCCTGGTGAAGAGCCAACTCTGGGAGTTTGGGGAAATAGCCTGTATCTTCTTCATGATTACAAGAAAACTCATTTTATTGCATGGCAAATGAAGGAGTTTGGAGATGAAAATTCTTGGACTCAATTGCTAAAGATTAGTTTTCACCATCTTGGTGTTGAAAGGGTATCACCAGAGTTTATATTTGAGAATGGAAATATCTTCATGTTGATGAGGCATCGTTTTGAGTTAGTTTTTTATGACCGAAGAGATCATAGTGTTAAACGCTTTAAGATCTTTTCCAACAATGATTACGTCAATGCATTTGATTATGTTGAGAGCTTGGTTCAGCCTTGTTAA